AGGGCACTATAGAGGTTGACGGGAACATTAAACATCACGCAGAACAAGAAAACTCATCTACTCACTAGTCCACTTTTACAGCCTCGGTGTGTTTATATTCACActcttgcaaactattctaactcaaacttccagggaaatgtttttttaaataaaaactgaagaGCTTAGTGATGGCGATGTCTTGCGACTGTAGTGTAGTTCGTTTACAGCCTACGCTTTTTAAATTCTGCCAAGTGTATTTAGGtgtcaaaatgtaaaaacaaattgAAGATTACCTTGATAAAGTGTGTAATGTGTGTAATCATACACTTTTGTTAGTGATGGACCTTATTTTCTGCATCAATCCAAAAACCAATTGAAAAATCCTTTTGGGTGATGCAAACTTCCaggttggcctacaaaaatacgtCATCACTCTAGTGCTCTACAATGCACTTTATTTCATAACCAAAGTGTGGACTCTGAGGCAGACTGCAAGAAGTTGAAGTCTTACCTTTGGGGTGGGATTGTTAATGCATTCAGACTGCAAGTTGTTGTGGGAGATTGTGGGAGATGCATTAGTACGACCAGCAGAGCTCTGACTCCTCTGGAAGTTTCTTTTGGGTGAGTTACGCCTGCAGTGGGAAGACGACGTCCCCTGGCGCTGTGCAGCAAGGCTGCAAGGTGAAGGCAGCTTGAGGAAGTTTGATGATCCACAAGTGTGCAAGTCTTTCAACCCTGGTCCCTGTCTTGGCAAACCCAAACCACCCCGTTTGGACTGTGCTTCACCATCAGCAAGATCTTCTTCTGTAAACTCGTCATCTTCTGAGTCAGAGATGGTGAATTTGACTCGAGCGTTCATCGTGCGGTAGTGGGCCGCGTTTAAGCTGCGGCTGCGGGGGCGAGGGTTGGGTTCCCAGAAGTCACTGCTCCAGCGGCTGGCTAACCTGCTCTCCTGAGGGCTGCTGAACATCATCCAGTATGGAGGACAGGTCGCCGTCAGCTCGCACGAAGAGCGGGGATTGAGGGTTGGATAGCCGCCCTGGAGACCCGTGAGAACCCAGTTCTCCAGACTGAAGACATACTGAAACATCAAAACACAAAAGAGACATCTTTAGATTTGATTTTCACATGATATCATCAATGTCAAACATCATCTGATGACATCTAAACCAATGTTTTTCGTAACTTGCAGTTTACATGCCAAGTCAACATCAAAATGAAGCCAACTGGGAGCATGTCAGTGCTTTTCTAACTACAAAAACACaatctatttttaatttgcaaCCCTATTTACTTACATTACAGATATGgccttttttgggggggaatcAACAAACCAGAAAAAATGCTTATGATGGTATCATCCtagaaataatatatacacaattttgaaagaaaaacactttcttaaggctggaatacagtACAAGGCTTTTGCCCAGATCTAGATGAGTCGAAGCTAGTTACCAAAAATCAGaaccagtctgcagattttggGCAGTTGGAATTGACAGATTTGGCAGAAAATCAAATATTGTATGATGTACAcacttttaattgttttttcttAGCTCCAGACTATGAATCCATGCAGTCGGAGGATATCagacatgtttgatattttgagacGATTTTAGGcacatatattattttttaaatttcatgcaTCTCCAAGCAACAAGATGCACATTTCTGTGTGAATTTTTACGTTTGGAACAATTTGAAAGTCTGCTAATGTGTGATgcctaatgttttaaaaactgcaGATTTTAAAAGCCGTGCAGTATCCAGATTAGTTGTCTGCATGGGCTGTTGCTAACTATAACTGCTTTATATAAATGATACCCACTTCTAGATTTTACAGTCAAAGCTCCTTCACTTGGGGAATAAATGAATCAAGGCTAACTATTCAGCACTGGTAACTGAAAACATGAGTAATTCTGCATCCGAGCCACTAGGTGCCAGTATAAAGTCCAAGACCACTAACAtcaacaaaacaattaaatacatGATTAGGGATAATTCctaataattgcataaatacTGCACTGACTAGCCTTCATAAAGTAAGATTTGCTTCACGAGTTGTACTAGTAACTTAAATTTCATCTAAATGAATGTTGAGCTACTGCTATGGGAATCCCTCTGAATATTACTAACATCTGCCGTTATCAGCATTATGAATCATTGAGCACCACAAAACAGATGTGAAAAAGAGAAGTATTCACACACCAGCCAAATATTACACATCAATTTGCATCCTAA
The sequence above is a segment of the Onychostoma macrolepis isolate SWU-2019 chromosome 07, ASM1243209v1, whole genome shotgun sequence genome. Coding sequences within it:
- the ubap1lb gene encoding ubiquitin-associated protein 1-like, which gives rise to MSCLDEVAFKIPLGFLEDAKEEVELLTAPEIILPDYLKILQETEYVFSLENWVLTGLQGGYPTLNPRSSCELTATCPPYWMMFSSPQESRLASRWSSDFWEPNPRPRSRSLNAAHYRTMNARVKFTISDSEDDEFTEEDLADGEAQSKRGGLGLPRQGPGLKDLHTCGSSNFLKLPSPCSLAAQRQGTSSSHCRRNSPKRNFQRSQSSAGRTNASPTISHNNLQSECINNPTPKAQGSSYPPAPSRPLNSHAAVLDSSVELLSALSPEERELLAAVTERGYPLRTAIIALQKTGQQSPEQILSYMVACDRLCELGYDEAQVEEALEMFQNCETKAEEFLHLLAQFHEMGFQQHAIKEVLLVHENHRERALEELMTRVA